In Amycolatopsis endophytica, the following are encoded in one genomic region:
- a CDS encoding L,D-transpeptidase, producing the protein MIERRTVFKAALAASAATVAAACTSGGDGTQDGGTAAPEAPAAPAAVITAEPAADATDVPVLQPVTVRVAQGTLTEVKLTNPDGKAVEGALSDDKTSWTSSEALGYDKTYTYDATATGTDGKPVTLTGSFSTLKPASTVRVTLNPADDVTVGVAMPVSVKFTSAVKNKAAVEQALKIETSTDVEGSWGWLSDQQVDWRPKEYWPAGTTVKVEAKLYGTDLGGGAYPRADVTTEFKIGRNQVVKINTPDHKMNVYRGGSLSKSYPCSNGKDSDVNLNTPNGTYIIMTKEPSAIFDNARYGYTNVNKKWACRFSNHGEFIHENQDNAANIGKANTSHGCVNLLESDAKNYFDSALIGDPVEITGSKLGPVVNSDVNDWLVSWSAWQAKSAL; encoded by the coding sequence GTGATCGAGAGGCGCACGGTGTTCAAGGCCGCGCTCGCCGCGAGCGCGGCGACGGTGGCCGCGGCGTGCACCAGCGGCGGCGACGGTACGCAGGACGGCGGCACGGCGGCACCGGAGGCACCGGCCGCACCCGCCGCGGTCATCACGGCCGAGCCCGCGGCGGACGCCACGGACGTGCCCGTGCTGCAGCCGGTCACCGTGCGGGTCGCGCAGGGCACGCTCACCGAGGTCAAGCTCACCAACCCGGACGGCAAGGCCGTCGAAGGCGCGCTCAGCGACGACAAGACGAGCTGGACCAGCAGCGAGGCGCTCGGCTACGACAAGACCTACACCTACGACGCGACGGCCACCGGCACCGACGGCAAGCCGGTGACGCTGACCGGCAGCTTCTCGACGCTCAAACCGGCCTCGACGGTCCGCGTCACCCTGAACCCGGCCGACGACGTCACGGTCGGCGTCGCGATGCCGGTCAGCGTCAAGTTCACCAGCGCCGTGAAGAACAAGGCCGCGGTGGAGCAGGCGCTCAAGATCGAGACGTCCACCGACGTCGAGGGATCCTGGGGCTGGCTGTCCGACCAGCAGGTCGACTGGCGGCCGAAGGAGTACTGGCCGGCAGGCACGACGGTCAAGGTCGAGGCCAAGCTGTACGGCACGGACCTCGGCGGCGGCGCCTACCCGCGGGCCGACGTCACCACCGAGTTCAAGATCGGCCGCAACCAGGTTGTGAAGATCAACACCCCGGACCACAAGATGAACGTCTACCGGGGCGGGTCCCTGTCCAAGAGCTACCCGTGCAGCAACGGCAAGGACTCGGACGTGAACCTGAACACGCCCAACGGCACCTACATCATCATGACGAAGGAGCCGAGCGCGATCTTCGACAACGCGCGCTACGGCTACACCAACGTCAACAAGAAGTGGGCCTGCCGGTTCTCCAACCACGGCGAGTTCATCCACGAGAACCAGGACAACGCGGCCAACATCGGCAAGGCCAACACCTCGCACGGCTGCGTCAACCTGCTGGAATCCGACGCGAAGAACTACTTCGACTCGGCACTGATCGGCGACCCCGTGGAGATCACCGGGTCGAAGCTCGGACCGGTCGTCAACTCCGACGTCAACGACTGGCTCGTCTCCTGGAGCGCCTGGCAGGCCAAGTCCGCACTGTGA
- a CDS encoding DUF2505 domain-containing protein, whose translation MASRIEHRAEYAQGVAEVFAAETSEEALTARLAEIGGKNSALLSHSADADGARYTLRQGIEAEKLPQIVRKLQPGDLYVDREHTFTRGGDGYTGTAKATVSGMPGEITARTEIRPAGEGTVVETRGEVKVKIPLVGGKLESFVAGELTKLLAREAQFSAEWLARTS comes from the coding sequence ATGGCATCCCGTATCGAGCACCGTGCGGAGTACGCCCAGGGCGTCGCCGAGGTGTTCGCGGCCGAGACGAGCGAGGAGGCGCTGACCGCGCGCCTGGCCGAAATCGGCGGCAAGAACAGCGCCCTGCTCAGTCATTCCGCCGACGCGGACGGCGCGCGGTACACGCTGCGCCAGGGCATCGAGGCGGAGAAGCTGCCGCAGATCGTGCGCAAGCTGCAACCCGGCGACCTCTACGTCGACCGGGAACACACCTTCACGCGCGGCGGTGACGGCTACACGGGCACGGCGAAGGCCACGGTGAGCGGGATGCCCGGCGAGATCACCGCGCGCACCGAGATCCGCCCCGCGGGCGAGGGCACCGTGGTCGAGACGCGCGGCGAGGTCAAGGTCAAGATCCCACTGGTCGGCGGCAAGCTGGAGAGCTTCGTCGCCGGTGAACTGACGAAACTGCTGGCCCGCGAGGCACAGTTCAGCGCCGAATGGCTCGCGCGCACTTCGTAG
- a CDS encoding UDP-N-acetylmuramate dehydrogenase: MSRLETPTQTTLADHTTLRLGGPARAFVVAGTTDDLLAAVRSVDGPVLLLGGGSNLVVGDDGFPGTVVKIATHGWRIDGDEVVVEAGQNWDGFVAATVEAGFGGLECLSGIPGSVGATPIQNVGAYGCEVADLLTSVECYDRRTGEVRTMTADDLGFGYRTSVLKGEDWGIVLSVRFALRGDGLSAPVRYAELARTLGVELGARVPAAQAREAVLELRQGKGMVLDPSDHDTWSAGSFFTNPIVAELPAALADVEMPRYPADGGVKLSAAWLIDHTGFGKGYAGPGGRVSLSTKHTLALTNRGGASTADLLALAREVRDGVHARFGVTLRPEPLLINCAL; the protein is encoded by the coding sequence GTGAGCCGTCTCGAAACACCGACCCAGACGACCCTGGCCGACCACACCACGCTGCGGTTGGGCGGGCCAGCCCGCGCGTTCGTGGTGGCCGGGACCACCGACGATCTGCTGGCCGCGGTGCGTTCGGTCGACGGGCCGGTGCTGCTGCTCGGCGGCGGGTCGAACCTCGTCGTCGGCGACGACGGCTTCCCCGGCACGGTGGTGAAGATCGCGACGCACGGCTGGCGCATCGACGGCGACGAGGTCGTGGTCGAGGCCGGGCAGAACTGGGACGGCTTCGTCGCGGCGACGGTCGAGGCCGGGTTCGGCGGGCTGGAATGCCTGTCCGGCATCCCCGGCTCGGTGGGCGCGACGCCGATCCAGAACGTGGGGGCGTACGGCTGCGAGGTCGCGGACCTGCTCACCTCCGTCGAGTGCTACGACCGCCGCACCGGCGAGGTGCGCACGATGACCGCGGACGACCTGGGCTTCGGCTACCGCACGAGCGTCCTGAAAGGCGAGGACTGGGGCATCGTCCTCAGTGTCCGGTTCGCGCTGCGCGGGGACGGCCTGTCGGCGCCGGTCCGCTACGCCGAACTGGCCCGCACCCTGGGCGTCGAGCTGGGGGCGCGGGTCCCGGCCGCGCAGGCGCGCGAAGCGGTGCTGGAACTGCGGCAGGGCAAGGGCATGGTGCTCGATCCGTCCGATCACGACACCTGGAGCGCGGGCTCGTTCTTCACCAACCCGATCGTCGCCGAGCTGCCTGCGGCGCTGGCGGACGTGGAAATGCCGCGCTACCCCGCGGACGGCGGCGTGAAGCTGTCCGCGGCCTGGCTGATCGACCACACCGGGTTCGGCAAGGGCTACGCGGGGCCGGGCGGGCGGGTGTCGTTGTCCACGAAGCACACGCTCGCGCTGACCAACCGGGGCGGCGCCAGCACCGCGGACCTGCTGGCGCTGGCGCGCGAGGTCCGGGACGGCGTGCACGCCCGCTTCGGCGTCACGCTGCGTCCCGAACCTCTGCTCATCAACTGCGCTCTGTGA
- a CDS encoding GNAT family N-acetyltransferase: MTTTLGSRQYDAVITTDADIVRACQKLRHSVFTTEFGAAPHPSGLDVDEFDGVCEHLAVRHEGAVVGTYRLLPPGRSERLYSQSEFDLGGLAPLRPSLVETGRSCVHPEHRSGGVINLMWAAMARYVVDHGYRYLAGCASVSLDDGGTAAAATWALAQANHRPAGELRVAPHRPWIPLPRGERPPSYAQVPPLLRGYLRLGAWVCGPPAHDPDFAVADFFTVLAVDQINERYRRYFLGDNS; this comes from the coding sequence ATGACCACAACGCTGGGGAGCAGGCAGTACGACGCCGTCATCACGACGGACGCCGACATCGTCCGGGCGTGCCAGAAGCTGCGGCACAGTGTGTTCACCACGGAATTCGGCGCCGCCCCGCATCCCAGCGGGCTCGACGTCGACGAGTTCGACGGCGTCTGCGAGCACCTCGCCGTCCGCCACGAGGGCGCAGTGGTCGGCACCTACCGGCTGCTGCCGCCCGGCCGGTCGGAGCGCCTGTACTCGCAGTCGGAGTTCGACCTGGGCGGACTGGCCCCGCTGCGGCCGTCGCTGGTCGAGACCGGACGGTCCTGCGTCCACCCGGAACACCGCTCCGGCGGTGTGATCAACCTGATGTGGGCGGCGATGGCCCGCTACGTCGTCGACCACGGCTACCGCTACCTCGCCGGATGCGCGTCGGTGTCGCTCGACGACGGCGGCACCGCGGCGGCCGCGACGTGGGCGCTGGCCCAGGCCAACCACCGCCCGGCCGGGGAGTTGCGCGTCGCACCGCACCGGCCGTGGATCCCGTTGCCGCGTGGCGAACGGCCGCCCAGCTACGCGCAGGTGCCACCGCTGCTGCGCGGGTACCTGCGCCTGGGCGCGTGGGTGTGCGGGCCACCGGCGCACGACCCGGACTTCGCCGTGGCCGACTTCTTCACCGTTTTGGCGGTGGACCAGATCAACGAACGCTACCGCCGCTACTTCCTCGGGGACAATTCATGA
- a CDS encoding class I SAM-dependent methyltransferase, with product MARAHFVGAPTRGTTNPNRLRRVDRWLAGTPEVSAVLRRAPDPLVVDLGYGASPVTTVELATRLRRAHPAVRVLGLEIDAERVAAARPAANPPLLDFRQGGFELAGTRPNLVRAFNVLRQYSEDEVTGAWKLVLDGLAPGGLLIEGTCDEIGRLSTWVTLDANGPRTLTLSCHVGSLDRPSTLAERLPKALIHRNVPGERVHDLMSTLDSCWAAATPHRTFGARSRWLETVRLLAERGWPVLSRPGRIRLGELTVPWHAVAPESR from the coding sequence ATGGCTCGCGCGCACTTCGTAGGCGCGCCGACCCGAGGAACCACGAACCCCAACCGCCTGCGCCGCGTCGACCGCTGGCTGGCCGGCACCCCCGAGGTGTCGGCCGTGCTGCGCCGCGCGCCGGACCCGCTGGTCGTGGACCTCGGGTACGGCGCGTCCCCGGTCACCACGGTCGAGCTGGCCACCCGGCTGCGGCGGGCGCACCCGGCGGTCAGGGTGCTCGGGCTGGAGATCGACGCGGAGCGGGTCGCCGCGGCCCGGCCCGCCGCGAACCCGCCGTTGCTCGACTTCCGGCAGGGCGGTTTCGAGCTCGCGGGAACGCGGCCGAACCTGGTCCGCGCGTTCAACGTCCTCCGCCAGTACTCCGAGGACGAGGTCACCGGCGCGTGGAAACTTGTCCTCGACGGGCTCGCGCCCGGCGGTCTGCTCATCGAGGGCACGTGCGACGAGATCGGACGACTGTCCACCTGGGTCACCCTCGACGCGAACGGTCCGCGTACGCTCACCCTGTCCTGTCACGTCGGCTCGCTCGACCGTCCGTCCACATTGGCCGAACGGTTGCCGAAGGCGCTGATCCACCGCAACGTCCCCGGCGAGCGCGTCCACGACCTGATGTCCACGTTGGACAGTTGCTGGGCCGCCGCCACGCCGCACCGGACGTTCGGCGCCCGCTCCCGCTGGCTGGAAACCGTGCGCCTGCTCGCGGAGCGGGGTTGGCCGGTGCTGAGCAGGCCAGGGCGGATCCGCCTGGGCGAGCTGACCGTCCCGTGGCACGCGGTGGCACCCGAAAGCAGGTAG
- a CDS encoding SDR family oxidoreductase produces MTKRTAVITGASAGIGEATARALADAGFHLVLGARRLDRLEKLAAEVSGTAHVLDVTDPASVAAFVQRVPDCHVLVNNAGGARGLERVVDADEDHWRWMWEVNVLGTLRMTKALLPKLIASGDGHVVSVTSIAGHEVYDGGSGYTSAKHAQSALHRTLRSEHLGDPVRITEIVPGMVETDFSANRFDGDTERAAKVYQGITALTAEDVADVIAFAVTRPSHVNLDTIVMKPRAQLNGSRSHRE; encoded by the coding sequence ATGACCAAGCGAACCGCAGTGATCACCGGCGCCAGCGCGGGCATCGGCGAGGCCACCGCCCGCGCCCTTGCCGATGCCGGATTCCACCTGGTGCTCGGGGCTCGCCGCCTCGACCGCCTGGAGAAGCTGGCCGCCGAGGTGTCCGGAACCGCACACGTACTGGACGTCACCGACCCCGCTTCGGTTGCCGCATTTGTCCAGCGGGTTCCAGACTGCCACGTTCTGGTGAACAACGCGGGCGGTGCCCGTGGTCTGGAGCGGGTCGTGGACGCCGACGAGGACCACTGGCGCTGGATGTGGGAGGTCAACGTCCTGGGCACGCTGCGCATGACGAAGGCGCTGCTGCCGAAGCTGATCGCCTCCGGTGACGGTCACGTGGTGAGTGTCACGTCGATCGCCGGGCACGAGGTGTACGACGGCGGCTCGGGCTACACCTCCGCCAAGCACGCGCAGTCGGCCCTGCACCGCACGTTGCGATCGGAGCACCTGGGCGATCCGGTGCGGATCACCGAGATCGTGCCGGGGATGGTCGAGACGGACTTCTCGGCCAACCGCTTCGACGGCGACACCGAGCGCGCCGCGAAGGTCTACCAGGGCATCACCGCGCTGACGGCCGAGGACGTGGCCGACGTCATCGCGTTCGCCGTCACCCGGCCCTCGCACGTGAACCTCGACACCATCGTGATGAAGCCGCGGGCACAGCTCAACGGCAGCCGCAGCCACCGCGAGTGA